In the genome of Sebastes umbrosus isolate fSebUmb1 chromosome 14, fSebUmb1.pri, whole genome shotgun sequence, one region contains:
- the LOC119502321 gene encoding uncharacterized protein LOC119502321 isoform X2, translated as METNEPRPNPQGLVCHGDGGLWMKMDSNPVTDHTESPLVTSGENPQDETVPAAITRYYGLMDDEGADDVFLPPPPPYMAPLLPTEGSTDAQVNNSSVTLTNGPADATEAEANPSGLDWHHGEKQLMAAHNEVDEVTASTAQTFKESMDTVSLSKDEDSTVPKDQDQTSMEETCFDPSERQYHEDTTGDEESSEEPEDIAILSQGQEKWRETKAEKDESPKQVPSSIEENSGNETHFDEEGESEDICGLVETDSKLTAEHVDCEDVEANTPTVSSRRASDDFESCGPPELYKCNQNTMDIAIHQPQVPEIPTEVPIDDEEHVDTRSLNYTLTKHNWVRRESGTSETQVSRHSISECSVEMQEDGSKRIATDIQQGEQLLQRLQLLQLRQDGCIPESPDTTQEVVQETSEETKDVLETEVNDLNAREANLTGGAEKEESRFEGAKTNLMEKEKNEKNESKDVEAKARKSSSTMPVETEHHTIAGAEAGDSDDDQSGSWVPADLSPIGPNETPSTQIPILPTCHRLSVVETSKERQIHEDAQGKQSLQRAGGVFNLTDNPDVLEIPFKTNISLEPLPAKDGPDHRSDWQFSEQKMKKEISQEIQRELVMVNQGKIPGGYSKGEVRQLKERKLLFEAFQQDNMEGPTRLRKPPTSLTKGHVYPSVLERTRSLEMLSLKSCPISRAHSLRLYKEPEKSPEIARSMSPTGGSRDKTRLSPYAKPDKLARLFRSMDSINTDVSTSTVDTRGKTREGNTAQGSPILKGNPFFKLRPALALQPEVEKDIREAREREEELRRQRCTLYGEKSCSEDGDKSRFNPMLVPDVRKQSRGKLERVWPPPSKKDQMKSEQTQEPKVHRAGGQKAPLWQRWESGLINGKPSKEKN; from the exons ATGGAAACAAATGAACCCAGACCCAACCCTCAAGGTCTGGTCTGCCATGGTGATGGTGGTCTGTGGATGAAGATGGACTCCAACCCTGTGACAGACCACACAGAGAGCCCATTGGTGACCAGTGGTGAGAATCCCCAAGATGAAACAGTCCCTGCAGCGATCACTAGGTACTACGGTTTGATGGATGATGAGGGCGCAGACGatgtcttcctccctcctcctccgcccTACATGGCTCCTTTGCTGCCCACAGAGGGCAGCACAGATGCTCAGGTGAATAATTCCAGTGTGACCCTTACAAATGGGCCAGCTGACGCCACAGAGGCTGAAGCTAATCCCAGTGGCTTAGACTGGCATCACGGTGAGAAGCAGTTAATGGCAGCACACAACGAGGTGGATGAAGTGACAGCAAGTACTGCGCAGACGTTTAAGGAGTCTATGGACACTGTATCGCTGTCCAAAGACGAGGACTCCACTGTACCAAAAGATCAGGACCAAACATCAATGGAGGAAACATGTTTTGATCCATCCGAAAGACAATATCATGAAGACACAACAGGGGACGAAGAATCAAGTGAAGAACCTGAGGATATTGCAATTTTGAGTCAGGGGCAGGAAAAGTGGAGGGAAACTAAAGCGGAGAAAGATGAATCTCCAAAACAGGTACCTTCAAGCATTGAGGAAAACTCTGGGAATGAGACGCATTTTGACGAAGAGGGAGAATCTGAGGACATTTGTGGTCTTGTTGAGACAGACTCAAAACTAACCGCAGAACATGTCGATTGCGAAGATGTGGAGGCAAACACCCCGACAGTGTCCAGTCGCCGTGCGAGTGATGATTTTGAGTCCTGCGGGCCACCAGAGCTCTACAAATGCAACCAAAACACGATGGACATAGCAATCCATCAGCCACAGGTACCAGAGATCCCAACAGAGGTGCCCATTGATGATGAAGAGCATGTTGATACCAGATCTTTGAACTATACCCTCACAAAGCATAACTGGGTGAGGAGGGAGAGCGGCACTAGCGAGACGCAAGTGTCCCGACACTCCATCTCCGAATGCTCTGTAGAGATGCAGGAAGATGGAAGTAAGAGAATAGCAACTGATATCCAACAAGGAGAGCAACTGCTTCAACGTCTGCAATTGTTGCAGCTGAGACAGGATGGATGTATACCAGAGAGCCCTGATACCACCCAGGAGGTTGTCCAAGAGACGAGTGAAGAGACAAAGGACGTCCTTGAGACTGAAGTAAATGATTTGAACGCAAGAGAAGCCAATCTGACAGGTGGAGCTGAGAAGGAAGAGAGTAGATTTGAGGGAGCAAAGACGAACCTGATGGAGAAggaaaagaatgaaaagaatGAGAGTAAAGATGTCGAGGCAAAAGCAAGGAAGTCTTCGTCCACAATGCCAGTTGAGACAGAGCATCACACGATTGCCGGAGCAGAGGCAGGAGACTCTGATGATGATCAAAGTGGCAGCTGGGTACCTGCAGACTTGTCTCCGATCGGCCCCAATGAAACACCTTCCACCCAAATTCCCATTCTACCCACCTGCCACCGACTCTCAGTTGTTGAGACGTCCAAGGAGAGGCAGATCCACGAGGACGCCCAGGGTAAGCAGAGCCTGCAGAGAGCTGGTGGTGTCTTCAATCTCACTGATAATCCAGATGTGCTAGAGATCCCCTTCAAGACCAATATCTCGCTTGAGCCACTTCCAGCCAAGGATGGCCCAGACCACCGCAGCGACTGGCAGTTCTCCGAGCAGAAAATGAAGAAGGAGATAAGTCAGGAGATTCAGAGAGAGCTGGTAATGGTCAACCAGGGGAAGATCCCTGGGGGGTACAGCAAAGGGGAAGTCCGCCAGTTGAAGGAGAGAAAGCTGCTGTTTGAGGCTTTCCAGCAGGATAACATGGAGGGTCCAACAAGGCTGCGGAAACCCCCTACCTCACTGACGAAGGGTCACGTTTACCCTTCTGTGCTTGAGCGCACGCGAAGCCTAGAGATGTTGTCACTCAAAAGTTGCCCTATTTCCCGAGCACATTCCCTCAGGCTGTATAAAGAGCCTGAAAAAAGTCCTGAAATCGCACGatcaatgagcccaactggtGGTTCTCGAGACAAAACGCGCTTATCCCCCTACGCAAAACCAGACAAACTCGCACGCCTGTTCAGAAGCATGGACTCCATAAACACAGATGTCTCTACATCAACTGTGGACACTAGAGGCAAAACTAGGGAGGGAAACACAGCACAAGGATCTCCCATACTCAAAGGAAACCCTTTCTTCAAGTTGCGTCCAGCCCTGGCTCTGCAGCCAGAAGTAGAGAAGGACATCCGGGAggccagagaaagagaggaggagctgcGCAGACAGAGATGCACTCTGTACGGAGAGAAGAGTTGTAGTGAAGACGGAGATAAGTCACGATTCAATCCAATGCTCGTACCAG ATGTCAGAAAACAGTCCAGAGGGAAACTGGAACGGGTTTGGCCGCCGCCCTCCAAGAAAGACCAGATGAAATCTGAGCAGACACAG GAGCCAAAGGTTCACAGAGCAGGAGGTCAGAAGGCTCCTCTGTGGCAACGCTGGGAATCCGGCCTGATCAACGGGAAGCCGTCAAAGGAAAAGAACTGA
- the LOC119502321 gene encoding uncharacterized protein LOC119502321 isoform X1 — protein sequence METNEPRPNPQGLVCHGDGGLWMKMDSNPVTDHTESPLVTSGENPQDETVPAAITRYYGLMDDEGADDVFLPPPPPYMAPLLPTEGSTDAQVNNSSVTLTNGPADATEAEANPSGLDWHHGEKQLMAAHNEVDEVTASTAQTFKESMDTVSLSKDEDSTVPKDQDQTSMEETCFDPSERQYHEDTTGDEESSEEPEDIAILSQGQEKWRETKAEKDESPKQVPSSIEENSGNETHFDEEGESEDICGLVETDSKLTAEHVDCEDVEANTPTVSSRRASDDFESCGPPELYKCNQNTMDIAIHQPQVPEIPTEVPIDDEEHVDTRSLNYTLTKHNWVRRESGTSETQVSRHSISECSVEMQEDGSKRIATDIQQGEQLLQRLQLLQLRQDGCIPESPDTTQEVVQETSEETKDVLETEVNDLNAREANLTGGAEKEESRFEGAKTNLMEKEKNEKNESKDVEAKARKSSSTMPVETEHHTIAGAEAGDSDDDQSGSWVPADLSPIGPNETPSTQIPILPTCHRLSVVETSKERQIHEDAQGKQSLQRAGGVFNLTDNPDVLEIPFKTNISLEPLPAKDGPDHRSDWQFSEQKMKKEISQEIQRELVMVNQGKIPGGYSKGEVRQLKERKLLFEAFQQDNMEGPTRLRKPPTSLTKGHVYPSVLERTRSLEMLSLKSCPISRAHSLRLYKEPEKSPEIARSMSPTGGSRDKTRLSPYAKPDKLARLFRSMDSINTDVSTSTVDTRGKTREGNTAQGSPILKGNPFFKLRPALALQPEVEKDIREAREREEELRRQRCTLYGEKSCSEDGDKSRFNPMLVPDVRKQSRGKLERVWPPPSKKDQMKSEQTQQEPKVHRAGGQKAPLWQRWESGLINGKPSKEKN from the exons ATGGAAACAAATGAACCCAGACCCAACCCTCAAGGTCTGGTCTGCCATGGTGATGGTGGTCTGTGGATGAAGATGGACTCCAACCCTGTGACAGACCACACAGAGAGCCCATTGGTGACCAGTGGTGAGAATCCCCAAGATGAAACAGTCCCTGCAGCGATCACTAGGTACTACGGTTTGATGGATGATGAGGGCGCAGACGatgtcttcctccctcctcctccgcccTACATGGCTCCTTTGCTGCCCACAGAGGGCAGCACAGATGCTCAGGTGAATAATTCCAGTGTGACCCTTACAAATGGGCCAGCTGACGCCACAGAGGCTGAAGCTAATCCCAGTGGCTTAGACTGGCATCACGGTGAGAAGCAGTTAATGGCAGCACACAACGAGGTGGATGAAGTGACAGCAAGTACTGCGCAGACGTTTAAGGAGTCTATGGACACTGTATCGCTGTCCAAAGACGAGGACTCCACTGTACCAAAAGATCAGGACCAAACATCAATGGAGGAAACATGTTTTGATCCATCCGAAAGACAATATCATGAAGACACAACAGGGGACGAAGAATCAAGTGAAGAACCTGAGGATATTGCAATTTTGAGTCAGGGGCAGGAAAAGTGGAGGGAAACTAAAGCGGAGAAAGATGAATCTCCAAAACAGGTACCTTCAAGCATTGAGGAAAACTCTGGGAATGAGACGCATTTTGACGAAGAGGGAGAATCTGAGGACATTTGTGGTCTTGTTGAGACAGACTCAAAACTAACCGCAGAACATGTCGATTGCGAAGATGTGGAGGCAAACACCCCGACAGTGTCCAGTCGCCGTGCGAGTGATGATTTTGAGTCCTGCGGGCCACCAGAGCTCTACAAATGCAACCAAAACACGATGGACATAGCAATCCATCAGCCACAGGTACCAGAGATCCCAACAGAGGTGCCCATTGATGATGAAGAGCATGTTGATACCAGATCTTTGAACTATACCCTCACAAAGCATAACTGGGTGAGGAGGGAGAGCGGCACTAGCGAGACGCAAGTGTCCCGACACTCCATCTCCGAATGCTCTGTAGAGATGCAGGAAGATGGAAGTAAGAGAATAGCAACTGATATCCAACAAGGAGAGCAACTGCTTCAACGTCTGCAATTGTTGCAGCTGAGACAGGATGGATGTATACCAGAGAGCCCTGATACCACCCAGGAGGTTGTCCAAGAGACGAGTGAAGAGACAAAGGACGTCCTTGAGACTGAAGTAAATGATTTGAACGCAAGAGAAGCCAATCTGACAGGTGGAGCTGAGAAGGAAGAGAGTAGATTTGAGGGAGCAAAGACGAACCTGATGGAGAAggaaaagaatgaaaagaatGAGAGTAAAGATGTCGAGGCAAAAGCAAGGAAGTCTTCGTCCACAATGCCAGTTGAGACAGAGCATCACACGATTGCCGGAGCAGAGGCAGGAGACTCTGATGATGATCAAAGTGGCAGCTGGGTACCTGCAGACTTGTCTCCGATCGGCCCCAATGAAACACCTTCCACCCAAATTCCCATTCTACCCACCTGCCACCGACTCTCAGTTGTTGAGACGTCCAAGGAGAGGCAGATCCACGAGGACGCCCAGGGTAAGCAGAGCCTGCAGAGAGCTGGTGGTGTCTTCAATCTCACTGATAATCCAGATGTGCTAGAGATCCCCTTCAAGACCAATATCTCGCTTGAGCCACTTCCAGCCAAGGATGGCCCAGACCACCGCAGCGACTGGCAGTTCTCCGAGCAGAAAATGAAGAAGGAGATAAGTCAGGAGATTCAGAGAGAGCTGGTAATGGTCAACCAGGGGAAGATCCCTGGGGGGTACAGCAAAGGGGAAGTCCGCCAGTTGAAGGAGAGAAAGCTGCTGTTTGAGGCTTTCCAGCAGGATAACATGGAGGGTCCAACAAGGCTGCGGAAACCCCCTACCTCACTGACGAAGGGTCACGTTTACCCTTCTGTGCTTGAGCGCACGCGAAGCCTAGAGATGTTGTCACTCAAAAGTTGCCCTATTTCCCGAGCACATTCCCTCAGGCTGTATAAAGAGCCTGAAAAAAGTCCTGAAATCGCACGatcaatgagcccaactggtGGTTCTCGAGACAAAACGCGCTTATCCCCCTACGCAAAACCAGACAAACTCGCACGCCTGTTCAGAAGCATGGACTCCATAAACACAGATGTCTCTACATCAACTGTGGACACTAGAGGCAAAACTAGGGAGGGAAACACAGCACAAGGATCTCCCATACTCAAAGGAAACCCTTTCTTCAAGTTGCGTCCAGCCCTGGCTCTGCAGCCAGAAGTAGAGAAGGACATCCGGGAggccagagaaagagaggaggagctgcGCAGACAGAGATGCACTCTGTACGGAGAGAAGAGTTGTAGTGAAGACGGAGATAAGTCACGATTCAATCCAATGCTCGTACCAG ATGTCAGAAAACAGTCCAGAGGGAAACTGGAACGGGTTTGGCCGCCGCCCTCCAAGAAAGACCAGATGAAATCTGAGCAGACACAG CAGGAGCCAAAGGTTCACAGAGCAGGAGGTCAGAAGGCTCCTCTGTGGCAACGCTGGGAATCCGGCCTGATCAACGGGAAGCCGTCAAAGGAAAAGAACTGA
- the LOC119501284 gene encoding palmdelphin-like: MDEAEKYQQRLQAIVFSWLLRDNLQEDSSEVRGEASAAGRRVEADEGDRGRVVEDNPGKDNSSLLALLILGEIQNGSAAGLVRSVEEPKWQRSAAREQTKSQKTPEDEEAADARKEEQASQEENKEESVKCAAATRTHSHYQAGTDEDVQVNKKAEHHFSTQMAQRMFHEGGQEGRSVLGSLAVQVERDPKTGATVVRSVAPMPTPAGVPTATSVFDDGRKSIHAVGGSGSQPSSEELGQILSFVDGVGMKVLLDEVTVTPNKAEAKKEKAKRAPEGKVLSFSTRSAMSKEDNAQSDSSRGYSSRGYNAKPKLGTDDRPIRMGNKKDEKEDRSVMAVKDRSVMAVKDIAGEVGNVEDLKLEEGPVTLMFMGYADADQDDSQDDSQEQGMLTVERVIITEDGDVLGPETSASPQAGKESKVFQDIALDGNGAGGVKVQEEEDDKGLHESSSPIKAEGDITSKRKTCKCCSVM, translated from the exons ATGGATGAGGCAGAGAAGTACCAACAAAGACTACAAGCCATAGTG TTTTCTTGGCTGTTGAGAGATAACTTACAGGAAGACTCCTCAGAAGTGAGGG GAGAGGCGTCGGCAGCAGGAAGAAGAGTAGAGGCTGACgagggagacagaggaagagtggTTGAAGACAACCCAGGAAAAG ACAACAGCAGTCTGCTGGCCTTACTCATCCTGGGCGAGATCCAAAATGGCAGCGCCGCAGGACTCGTTCGGTCTGTAGAGGAGCCAAAATGGCAGAGGAGCGCTGCCAG GGaacaaaccaaaagtcaaaAGACGCCCGAGGACGAGGAGGCAGCTGATGCCAGAAAAGAGGAACAAGCCTcacaagaagaaaacaaagaggAATCTGTCAAGTGTGCAGCCGCAACCAGAACACACAGCCACTATCAG GCTGGCACTGACGAGGACGTGCAAG tgaATAAAAAAGCTGAGCATCACTTCTCCACACAAATGGCACAAAGGATGTTTCATGAAGGTGGGCAAGAAGGTCGATCAG TCCTGGGATCGTTGGCAGTGCAGGTTGAGAGAGACCCTAAGACAGGTGCCACCGTCGTCAGGTCAGTTGCCCCCATGCCCACACCGGCTGGTGTGCCGACGGCTACCAGTGTCTTCGACGATGGCAGGAAGAGTATCCACGCTGTCGGTGGGTCGGGGAGTCAACCTTCGTCTGAAGAGCTCGGGCAGATCTTGAGCTTTGTCGATGGGGTTGGTATGAAAGTGCTTCTGGATGAGGTCACAGTCACGCCAAACAAGGCGGAGGCAAAGAAAGAGAAAGCCAAAAGAGCTCCGGAGGGAAAAGTCCTGTCTTTTTCTACCCGTAGTGCCATGTCAAAGGAGGACAATGCGCAGTCAGACAGCTCTAGAGGCTACAGCTCTAGAGGCTACAACGCGAAACCTAAGCTGGGGACAGACGACCGTCCTATAAGGATGGGAAACAAGAAGGATGAAAAAGAAGACAGAAGCGTCATGGCGGTTAAAGACAGAAGCGTCATGGCGGTTAAAGACATCGCGGGAGAAGTAGGTAACGTGGAGGATCTAAAGTTGGAGGAAGGCCCAGTCACTCTTATGTTCATGGGATACGCTGATGCTGACCAAGACGACAGCCAAGACGACAGCCAAGAGCAAGGCATGCTCACCGTGGAGCGAGTGATCATCACTGAGGACGGAGATGTCTTAGGACCTGAAACGTCTGCTTCACCTCAGGCAGGGAAAGAGTCCAAAGTTTTTCAGGACATTGCCCTGGATGGAAATGGGGCAGGAGGAGTTAAAgtccaggaggaggaagatgataaGGGGCTGCATGAGTCGTCTTCACCCATTAAAGCAGAGGGAGACATCACATCCAAGCGCAAGACCTGCAAGTGTTGCTCTGTCATGTAA